A single Chiroxiphia lanceolata isolate bChiLan1 chromosome 25, bChiLan1.pri, whole genome shotgun sequence DNA region contains:
- the MYOG gene encoding myogenin, with the protein MELFETNPYFFPEQRFYDGENFLGSRYEPAAFPERAEASLCPEGRAALEEKDSVGEHCPGQCLPWACKVCKRKTVSMDRRRAATLREKRRLKKVNEAFEALKRSTLLNPNQRLPKVEILRSAIQYIERLQSLLSSLNQQEREQRELRFHPQPAATSECGSGRSSCSPEWSTQLEFGTNPADPLLAEEAAEERDLPSLSSLVESIAGDGAAATFREERGQN; encoded by the exons ATGGAGCTCTTTGAGACCAACCCTTACTTCTTCCCAGAGCAGAGGTTCTACGACGGGGAGAATTTCCTGGGCTCCCGCTATGAGCCGGCGGCATTCCCCGAGCGCGCCGAGGCCTCCCTGTGCCCCGAGGGCAGGGCGGCTCTGGAGGAGAAGGACTCGGTGGGCGAGCACTGCCCCgggcagtgcctgccctgggCCTGCAAGGTGTGCAAGAGGAAGACGGTGTCCATGGACCGGCGCAGAGCGGCCACGCTGCGGGAGAAGCGGCGGCTCAAGAAGGTGAACGAGGCGTTCGAGGCGCTGAAGCGCAGCACCCTCCTGAACCCCAACCAGCGGCTGCCCAAGGTGGAGATCCTGCGCAGCGCCATCCAGTACATCGAGCGGCTGCAGAGCCTGCTCAGCTCCCTCAACCAGCAGGAGCGGGAGCAGCGAGAGCTGCGCTTCCACCCCCAGCCCGCG GCGACCAGCGAGTGCGGATCCGGCCGCTCGTCCTGCAGCCCCGAGTGGAGCACCCAGCTGGAGTTTGGCACCAACCCTGCAG ATCCCCTCCTGGCCGAGGAGGCGGCGGAGGAGCGCGATCTGCCCTCGCTGTCCTCGCTCGTGGAGAGCATCGCCGGGGACGGCGCGGCCGCGACCTTCCGGGAGGAGCGGGGCCAGAACTGA